Proteins found in one Desulfovibrio sp. genomic segment:
- the topA gene encoding type I DNA topoisomerase gives MGKQLIIVESPAKVKTIKKFLGPQYMVQASVGHVRDLPSSSLGVDEANDFAPHYEVIDNKKNVVSELRAAASKADTVYLAPDPDREGEAIAWHVAELIRDKAKDIKRIQFNEITAKAVKEALAHPRELNGHLFDAQQARRVLDRLVGYKISPLLWKSIKRGISAGRVQSVALRLIVEREEAREVFKPEEYWLFKALLAADVPPPFKAELAKVGGKKAVVSNAAQAKDIEDAMAGKPFVVESVEEKERERAPQPPFITSTLQQAANQRLSYTAKRTMNIAQRLYEGVELGDRGLTALITYMRTDSTRIADEARDAAKAFIEGSFGKEYLPKRARVYKAKGGAQDAHEAIRPVDVSITPDEVKTHLPPEQYNLYRLIWSRFVASQMAGARFHDTTASIACAHTQWKAKGERLLFPGFLAAMPRGKDEADAELPPLTAGQTLTLEKLDKEQKFTQPPARFSEASLVRELEELGIGRPSTYAAIISTLQDREYVSLKERHFVPTDLGRVVCTQLVEHFGKLMDVGFTAQMEENLDKVAEGQEQWVELLRRFSEDFNPTLAAASKNMKSLKGGMPANLPCPECGKDLLIKFGKAGAFLACSGYPECRYTSNFERTEDGTVEAVAQEKPQYEKVGDCPQCGKDLVIKKSRTGSSFIACTGYPDCKYAAPLSTGVPCPRCGKGSLVEKSTKRGKIFYSCDQYPQCDFALWDKPVPGPCPRCNSPYLIEKKSRDGAKIICPVKGCGYVKEDGDG, from the coding sequence ATGGGCAAACAGCTTATCATTGTGGAATCACCCGCCAAGGTGAAGACCATCAAGAAGTTTCTGGGGCCGCAGTACATGGTGCAGGCCAGTGTTGGCCATGTGCGCGACCTGCCGTCCAGCTCGCTTGGTGTGGACGAAGCCAACGACTTTGCGCCGCACTACGAGGTTATAGACAATAAAAAGAATGTGGTCAGCGAACTCCGCGCTGCCGCTTCCAAGGCCGATACCGTATATCTCGCGCCCGACCCCGACCGCGAGGGAGAGGCCATTGCCTGGCATGTGGCGGAACTTATCCGCGACAAAGCCAAGGACATCAAACGTATCCAGTTCAACGAAATCACGGCCAAGGCTGTGAAAGAAGCCCTGGCGCACCCACGCGAACTGAACGGGCATCTTTTTGACGCCCAGCAGGCCCGCCGTGTGCTGGATCGTCTGGTGGGCTACAAAATTTCGCCCCTGCTGTGGAAGTCCATCAAGCGCGGCATTTCTGCCGGACGCGTGCAGTCGGTGGCCCTGCGCCTCATTGTTGAGCGCGAGGAGGCCCGCGAGGTCTTCAAGCCCGAAGAATACTGGCTGTTCAAGGCCTTGCTGGCAGCGGACGTGCCGCCTCCGTTCAAGGCCGAGCTTGCCAAGGTGGGCGGCAAAAAGGCTGTGGTCAGCAATGCGGCCCAGGCCAAGGATATTGAAGACGCCATGGCGGGCAAGCCCTTTGTGGTGGAAAGCGTGGAAGAAAAAGAGCGCGAACGCGCCCCGCAGCCGCCTTTCATTACCTCAACCTTGCAGCAGGCTGCCAACCAGCGTCTTTCGTACACAGCCAAGCGCACCATGAATATTGCCCAGCGTCTGTACGAAGGCGTTGAACTGGGCGACAGGGGACTCACGGCACTCATCACCTATATGCGTACCGACTCCACACGCATTGCCGATGAAGCCCGCGATGCGGCCAAGGCCTTTATTGAAGGCAGCTTTGGCAAGGAATATCTGCCCAAACGGGCCAGGGTCTACAAGGCCAAGGGCGGCGCGCAGGACGCGCATGAAGCCATCCGTCCTGTTGACGTGAGCATCACGCCCGATGAGGTGAAAACCCACCTGCCGCCGGAGCAGTACAACCTCTATCGGCTCATCTGGTCACGCTTTGTGGCCTCGCAGATGGCCGGGGCGCGCTTTCACGACACCACGGCCAGTATTGCCTGCGCGCATACGCAGTGGAAGGCCAAGGGCGAGCGCCTGTTGTTCCCCGGTTTTCTGGCGGCCATGCCGCGCGGCAAGGATGAGGCGGACGCTGAGCTGCCGCCCCTGACCGCTGGGCAGACGCTTACACTCGAAAAGCTCGACAAGGAGCAGAAGTTCACCCAGCCCCCGGCCCGCTTCAGCGAAGCAAGCCTCGTGCGCGAGCTGGAAGAACTGGGCATCGGGCGTCCTTCCACCTATGCGGCCATTATTTCCACCCTTCAGGACAGGGAATACGTGAGCCTGAAGGAACGCCATTTTGTGCCCACCGACCTTGGGCGCGTGGTATGCACCCAGCTTGTGGAGCATTTCGGCAAGCTCATGGACGTGGGTTTCACCGCCCAGATGGAAGAAAACCTGGACAAGGTGGCTGAAGGTCAGGAACAGTGGGTCGAACTGCTGCGGCGGTTTTCGGAAGATTTCAATCCCACGCTGGCGGCTGCGTCCAAGAACATGAAGAGCCTCAAGGGGGGCATGCCCGCAAACCTGCCCTGCCCGGAGTGCGGCAAGGATCTGCTCATCAAGTTTGGCAAGGCCGGGGCTTTTCTGGCCTGTTCCGGCTATCCGGAATGCCGCTACACCAGCAATTTTGAGCGCACGGAAGACGGCACCGTGGAAGCCGTGGCCCAGGAAAAACCCCAGTATGAAAAGGTGGGGGACTGCCCGCAGTGCGGTAAAGACCTGGTGATCAAAAAATCCCGCACGGGCAGCAGCTTCATTGCCTGCACGGGCTATCCCGATTGCAAGTATGCGGCTCCGCTTTCCACCGGGGTGCCTTGCCCGCGTTGCGGCAAGGGTTCGCTGGTTGAAAAAAGCACCAAGCGCGGCAAGATATTCTATTCATGCGACCAGTACCCGCAGTGTGATTTTGCCCTGTGGGACAAACCCGTGCCCGGCCCCTGCCCACGGTGCAATTCGCCCTATCTGATCGAAAAGAAAAGCCGCGATGGCGCAAAAATCATCTGCCCGGTCAAGGGCTGCGGCTATGTGAAGGAGGATGGAGATGGGTAA
- a CDS encoding thioredoxin yields the protein MTLTIVALLFLLLVGIYINARMRTARHLRCIAEEKGDIARASGMTASIGVFYPDVSATVVMGVSEEIGACYYRVLRDGKVINRSRINLANIKRVELLINGDVRKVGISSAQATSFLKATDVAGRILTQYSPADLRVMLRAGLRIVFMGESGAEKQLEITVLRMTDERHKFKRMELFKDTVWWVVFLDSASANARNIKEYFEKSELPDSDGEFF from the coding sequence ATGACCCTTACAATAGTCGCCCTGCTGTTTCTCCTGCTTGTAGGCATTTATATAAATGCCAGGATGCGCACTGCGCGCCATCTGCGCTGCATCGCGGAGGAGAAGGGCGATATTGCCAGGGCCTCCGGCATGACAGCCAGCATCGGCGTTTTTTATCCTGATGTGAGCGCCACCGTTGTTATGGGCGTGTCCGAGGAAATCGGGGCCTGTTATTACCGCGTGCTGCGCGACGGCAAGGTCATTAACCGCAGCCGTATCAATCTGGCCAACATCAAGCGTGTGGAACTGCTGATCAACGGCGATGTGCGCAAGGTGGGCATTTCTTCCGCCCAGGCCACCAGTTTCCTCAAGGCCACCGATGTGGCAGGCAGAATACTTACCCAGTATTCCCCGGCAGACCTGCGCGTCATGCTGCGGGCTGGCTTGCGGATTGTTTTTATGGGCGAAAGCGGCGCAGAAAAGCAGCTGGAGATAACAGTGCTGCGCATGACGGACGAGCGCCATAAGTTTAAGCGCATGGAGCTGTTCAAGGATACCGTATGGTGGGTGGTCTTTCTGGACAGCGCAAGCGCCAATGCCAGAAATATCAAGGAGTACTTTGAGAAGAGTGAACTCCCTGATTCTGATGGAGAATTTTTCTAA
- the traT gene encoding complement resistance protein TraT has translation MSFIRYILILCLAFASLCGCVRQSADAARVEVLRQGQIEEPEADVNIHPAVYVNVRDNTNKVFGLRTQVETWLQRQGYTVVPNPSEAGYILQIVVLAAGTTAPETARQVVTAGYDAPSQLSGKGGTALVADVLLVQRHVPSTQGSRSKNLKNIGKRNAVGSSQMRIALLAHQEFKTGAGMPPVFAETLAKELATSVRSANAEEVPAQPAKQ, from the coding sequence ATGTCCTTTATCCGCTATATTCTGATACTGTGCCTGGCCTTTGCCTCCCTGTGCGGGTGCGTACGCCAATCGGCGGACGCGGCACGCGTGGAAGTGCTGCGCCAGGGCCAGATTGAAGAGCCGGAAGCCGATGTGAACATCCATCCGGCGGTTTATGTTAACGTGCGCGACAATACCAACAAGGTTTTCGGCCTGCGCACCCAGGTGGAAACATGGCTGCAACGCCAGGGCTACACGGTAGTGCCAAACCCCAGCGAAGCGGGCTACATCCTCCAGATAGTCGTTCTCGCTGCCGGCACGACCGCACCGGAAACCGCCCGTCAGGTGGTGACTGCCGGGTATGACGCCCCCTCGCAGCTGAGCGGCAAGGGCGGCACCGCCCTGGTGGCAGATGTACTGCTGGTGCAGCGTCATGTTCCCAGCACCCAGGGTTCCCGCAGTAAAAATCTCAAAAACATCGGCAAACGCAATGCCGTTGGCAGCAGCCAGATGCGCATTGCCCTGCTCGCCCATCAGGAATTCAAGACGGGCGCGGGCATGCCCCCGGTCTTTGCCGAAACCCTTGCCAAGGAACTGGCGACTTCCGTTCGCAGCGCCAACGCGGAAGAAGTACCAGCCCAACCCGCCAAGCAGTAG
- a CDS encoding glycosyltransferase family 9 protein has product METTCSAADRSGTTLVINLTRFGDLLQCQPLIEDLHRQGQTVHLVCLDNFSSAQPLLRHVERTWPLPGARLMADMDKDWRIATALLLEFARAVRSEARPDCIVNLTTTLPARLLTGLLAGGHTDGLAEIRGFCLDAHGFGQNRGIWSTFLNSGATNRLSAPFNIADMFRMVGAPHTQSASAVQTRQRLADPPQEALDAADALLAEAPPETCGFVTMQLGASETRRQWPAHFFAKVGDRLWRERKLCPVLLGSPAERPLAEAYAQAAQGHWVDAVGKTSLTQLAALLRRSKLLFTNDTGTMHLAAGLGVPSLAIFLATAQPCDTGPYLPGCCCLEPALPCHPCPFGRPCPNNLACVTHISPRSVESLALSWLDAGRWDAAPLDLVESEARVWLTEQDDKGFMTVRCLTEHAAEDRSLWLAQQRIFWRQILDELDDAARPAAEEQQSADTRQPEKNAPSASAPGTAHADSPTGAFSAEFTQRMAASLEQAAQLFEMLTQQGQLLGRSPKAGQLFLRNCERLQTVFDACPELRSLGAFWRELRQERGDRLDDLLELTAQFGAHFVIWRHKFTDGTSFA; this is encoded by the coding sequence ATGGAGACCACCTGCTCTGCGGCTGACCGCTCAGGCACCACACTGGTCATCAACCTGACGCGATTTGGCGACCTGCTGCAATGCCAGCCCCTCATTGAAGATCTGCATCGTCAGGGCCAGACCGTGCATCTGGTGTGTCTGGACAATTTTTCCAGCGCCCAGCCCTTGCTGCGCCATGTGGAACGCACCTGGCCCCTGCCCGGCGCGCGGCTCATGGCCGACATGGACAAGGATTGGCGCATCGCAACGGCCCTTCTGCTGGAATTTGCCCGCGCCGTCAGGAGCGAGGCCAGGCCCGACTGCATTGTCAACCTGACCACAACCCTGCCTGCGCGGCTGCTCACTGGCCTGCTGGCTGGCGGACATACGGACGGACTGGCCGAAATTCGCGGTTTCTGCCTTGACGCGCACGGATTTGGGCAAAACAGGGGTATCTGGTCCACATTTCTGAACAGCGGTGCTACAAACCGCCTGAGTGCTCCCTTTAATATTGCAGATATGTTCCGCATGGTGGGCGCGCCGCACACTCAATCAGCCTCAGCCGTGCAGACTCGCCAAAGGTTGGCCGATCCGCCGCAGGAAGCCCTGGATGCGGCGGACGCCCTGCTTGCCGAGGCTCCGCCGGAGACATGCGGTTTTGTGACCATGCAACTGGGCGCAAGCGAAACACGGCGGCAGTGGCCCGCACATTTTTTTGCAAAGGTGGGCGATCGTCTGTGGCGCGAGCGCAAGCTCTGCCCGGTGCTGCTTGGCTCACCTGCCGAACGCCCGCTAGCCGAGGCCTATGCCCAGGCTGCCCAAGGCCATTGGGTGGATGCCGTGGGCAAAACCAGCCTCACCCAACTGGCGGCATTGCTGCGCCGGTCAAAATTGCTGTTTACCAACGATACCGGCACCATGCATCTTGCTGCCGGTCTTGGAGTGCCCAGCCTGGCCATATTCCTTGCCACAGCCCAGCCCTGCGACACGGGCCCCTATCTGCCCGGCTGCTGCTGTCTGGAACCTGCCCTGCCCTGCCATCCCTGCCCCTTTGGCCGCCCCTGCCCCAATAATCTGGCATGCGTGACGCACATCAGCCCCCGGAGCGTGGAATCCCTCGCCCTGTCATGGCTTGACGCTGGACGATGGGATGCCGCCCCGCTTGACCTTGTGGAGAGCGAGGCCCGCGTATGGCTGACGGAGCAGGACGACAAGGGCTTTATGACCGTGCGCTGCCTTACGGAGCACGCCGCCGAAGATCGCAGCTTATGGCTTGCGCAGCAGCGGATTTTCTGGCGTCAGATACTTGACGAACTAGACGATGCCGCCCGGCCCGCAGCGGAGGAGCAACAGAGCGCGGATACCCGCCAGCCTGAAAAAAACGCCCCTTCAGCATCTGCACCCGGCACCGCGCATGCGGACAGCCCGACGGGCGCATTTTCTGCCGAATTTACGCAACGCATGGCGGCATCGCTGGAGCAGGCCGCACAACTTTTTGAAATGCTTACCCAACAAGGGCAACTGCTGGGCAGGAGTCCCAAGGCCGGACAATTATTCTTGCGTAATTGCGAACGCCTGCAAACGGTTTTTGACGCCTGCCCAGAGCTGCGTTCACTGGGAGCCTTCTGGCGCGAGTTGCGCCAGGAACGCGGCGACCGGCTGGACGACCTGCTGGAGCTTACTGCCCAGTTTGGCGCGCATTTCGTTATCTGGCGCCATAAATTTACCGATGGCACGTCATTTGCTTAA
- a CDS encoding efflux RND transporter periplasmic adaptor subunit — MSIRPIAKISVVLGLCLALVACQSDKKGQPDMRLPVSAVEVTVADASWPSQFQAQASGSRAVEVRARVQGIIEKRLYNEGDFVKAGQQMFQLERDQYEAQVQQAQAQYVNAEREWKRIRPLYEKNAVSQKDRDSALAAYDSAKASLRQAKINLDYCQVVAPVSGYSSKENYTPGNLVSNNSLLTYVNQTDPMYIDFSIAAPDRMLRQQLAASGVLVFPKDNRYKAKLRLLDGTMYGTEGDVTFIDSQVQPTTGVIKARAVFPNADGQIMPGQYVRLFVEGDILKNAILIPQKCVIVTQKGTVVMGLDKDDKVYAIPITVTVAVGDKYLVGSGLKGGERIISEGIIKARPGTQVRVQQAGGQQPQDAAPKK; from the coding sequence ATGAGTATCAGACCTATTGCAAAAATTTCAGTTGTATTGGGGCTTTGTCTTGCCCTGGTCGCTTGCCAGAGCGACAAAAAAGGACAGCCCGACATGCGCTTGCCGGTGTCGGCTGTTGAAGTAACCGTCGCCGATGCCTCCTGGCCCAGCCAGTTCCAGGCGCAGGCCTCAGGTTCACGCGCAGTTGAAGTGCGCGCCCGCGTTCAGGGGATTATTGAAAAGCGCCTGTATAACGAAGGTGATTTCGTTAAGGCCGGGCAGCAGATGTTCCAGCTTGAACGCGATCAGTACGAAGCCCAGGTGCAGCAGGCGCAGGCCCAATACGTGAACGCGGAACGTGAATGGAAGCGTATTCGCCCCCTGTATGAAAAGAACGCCGTTTCGCAGAAAGACCGCGATTCTGCCCTGGCCGCCTACGACAGCGCCAAGGCCTCCCTGCGTCAGGCCAAGATCAATCTGGATTACTGCCAGGTGGTGGCGCCTGTTTCCGGCTACAGCAGCAAGGAAAACTACACCCCCGGCAACCTGGTGAGCAACAATTCGCTGCTTACCTATGTGAACCAGACCGACCCCATGTACATAGACTTTTCCATTGCCGCGCCTGACCGCATGCTGCGCCAGCAGCTTGCAGCCTCGGGCGTTCTGGTGTTCCCTAAGGACAACCGCTACAAGGCCAAGCTGCGTCTGTTGGACGGCACCATGTACGGCACGGAAGGCGACGTGACCTTTATAGACAGCCAGGTGCAACCCACCACGGGCGTTATCAAGGCCCGCGCGGTGTTTCCTAATGCCGACGGGCAGATCATGCCCGGGCAGTATGTGCGCCTGTTTGTGGAAGGCGATATTCTCAAGAACGCCATTCTTATTCCGCAAAAGTGCGTTATCGTGACCCAGAAGGGTACAGTGGTCATGGGGCTGGACAAGGACGACAAGGTCTACGCCATTCCCATCACTGTGACTGTGGCTGTGGGAGATAAATATCTGGTGGGTTCCGGCCTCAAGGGCGGGGAACGCATCATCAGTGAAGGTATCATCAAAGCCCGCCCCGGGACTCAAGTGCGCGTGCAGCAAGCCGGTGGGCAGCAGCCCCAGGATGCCGCGCCGAAGAAGTAG
- a CDS encoding XdhC/CoxI family protein yields MGKKNDASLLPSGGEGPKGTPESLVTTPWEDTLEARATALLTGGEPLVLVTVVSRTGSAPREAGTRALQTRNGFEGTVGGGLLEARAMEAARNSLASGLSARVSCDMSGFTPNSDMICGGGMEVLCEVLAPRQAEMFALAAEVLRLGGKGAWLVELRRDGVSLHGEAETPQRRLVVGALPEHTVQPEGVTVGLDAVTPLLETRKGRPGLVDVDGRILYVEPLDAPPVLLLCGGGHVSLEVARLAHSCGFVVDVVDDREEFSNAGRFPMARHCRILPGYENLVQTCDIGRRHFVAIITRGHSFDREALAQALTSHAQYVGMIGSRTKREQVYAALRKQGVPDAELAAVCCPIGLSIEAETPQQIAVSIVAELLAARAGTLVRLRFDD; encoded by the coding sequence ATGGGTAAGAAAAACGATGCCTCTCTGTTGCCTTCAGGCGGCGAAGGCCCCAAGGGCACGCCGGAATCTCTGGTGACAACCCCGTGGGAAGATACGCTTGAAGCGCGCGCTACGGCCCTGCTGACAGGGGGCGAACCTCTGGTGCTTGTGACTGTGGTGAGCCGCACAGGCTCTGCCCCGCGCGAAGCCGGAACCCGCGCCCTTCAGACCCGCAACGGATTTGAAGGAACCGTTGGCGGCGGCCTGCTTGAAGCCCGCGCCATGGAAGCGGCCCGCAACAGCCTTGCAAGCGGCCTTTCTGCACGTGTTTCATGCGATATGAGCGGCTTTACGCCCAACAGCGACATGATCTGCGGCGGCGGCATGGAAGTGCTGTGCGAGGTGCTCGCACCCCGCCAGGCTGAGATGTTCGCCCTTGCGGCAGAGGTCCTGCGGCTGGGCGGAAAGGGCGCATGGCTGGTTGAACTGCGCCGGGACGGCGTTTCGCTGCATGGCGAGGCGGAAACCCCGCAGCGGCGGCTCGTTGTTGGCGCTTTGCCGGAGCATACTGTTCAGCCCGAAGGCGTGACCGTGGGGTTGGACGCAGTAACCCCCCTGCTGGAGACCCGCAAAGGCCGCCCTGGGCTGGTAGACGTTGACGGACGCATCCTTTACGTGGAACCGCTGGATGCGCCGCCTGTGCTCTTGCTCTGCGGCGGCGGGCATGTGTCGCTGGAAGTTGCGCGGCTGGCCCATTCCTGCGGCTTTGTGGTGGATGTGGTGGACGACCGCGAAGAGTTTTCCAATGCCGGGCGTTTCCCCATGGCCCGCCATTGCCGGATTTTGCCGGGCTACGAGAACCTTGTGCAGACCTGCGATATCGGGCGCAGACATTTTGTGGCCATTATCACGCGCGGGCACAGCTTTGACCGCGAGGCCCTGGCCCAGGCACTGACAAGTCACGCCCAGTATGTGGGCATGATCGGCAGCAGAACCAAGCGCGAGCAGGTGTATGCCGCTTTGCGCAAGCAGGGTGTGCCGGATGCGGAACTGGCTGCCGTATGCTGCCCCATTGGCCTTTCCATAGAGGCGGAGACTCCGCAGCAGATTGCAGTTTCCATTGTGGCCGAATTGCTGGCCGCCCGTGCCGGAACCCTTGTGCGCCTGCGGTTTGACGACTAG
- a CDS encoding multidrug efflux RND transporter permease subunit — MAVSTKPNFFLRRPVLSAVISIVITLVGALAMKALPIAQYPDLVPPTVNVSVSYPGASAETIASTVLAPLEVNINGVENMLYMTSIAASGSGSGNINVYFKLGSDANMALVNVNNKVNLAQATLPEDVRRQGVTVVKRSPAMLQVFCFYSPDGRYSDVFIHNWAQVNVVDELKRLNGVGDCSLFGSMDYSMRIWLQPDKLAKYGITTKQVTSAIQEQNSQYAPGRLGDMPTADSTELTWQIDTQGRLVTPEEFGEIIIRTGDDSAMLRLKDVARIELGGKDYSVLSSYNGMGARMGAVYLLPGANAIATGDLVKAKLEDIASRMPDGLAYTLLVDNNDFVIESIKEVVSTLVEAMILVFIVVYVFLQNWRATLIPCIAVPVSIIGTFAGLYAFGYTINTLTLFALVLAIGIVVDDAIVVLENVERIMSSEHLPPREATAKAMNEVTAPVIAIVLVLCAVFIPVSFMGGLAGQMYKQFAITISVSVVLSGIVALTLTPALCALLLKPHAHDHTPAKGFVWFNYVFGRITRRYVNAVRFVKASAWRALALCVVMVLCIVGLFRVVPGGLVPDEDQGYLLGLAILDDGAAQPRTRAVNKVLTDFMLKNPAVLSVGTLSGLDITSMAAKSNYGTFFALLKPWGERKDPKEAASAIVNTVGAVTVMQPEAFILGFTPPPISGMSNTGGFEGYVQMRGSGSLKDMEGAANQLVLEVTSKNADGTPKYPAVGMVRNLFTTGSPQLYANLDRERCKDMGISIADVYSAMSATFGSSYVNDFNLMGRTFQVRLQAEADTRVLPESLNDIYVPNKNGEMVPLTAVMTLERRTAPQVVERYNVFPAAHIMGAPTPGYSSGQALSEMEKAASVVLSSDYQLGWVGTALQEKMASADTTIIFVLALVMVFLILAAQYESWSLPLSVLTAVPFGVFGALLATWGRGLSNDIYFQVALVTLVGLAAKNAILIVEFAVEAWRAGRSLDAAAIHASKLRFRPIVMTSLAFILGCVPLAISTGAGANSRHAIGTAVIGGMLAATCIATLFVPFFFKAIMQLSLKLQGKTDPNAGRDHLAEDQEDDI, encoded by the coding sequence ATGGCTGTTTCTACAAAGCCGAATTTCTTTTTGCGCAGGCCGGTTCTGTCGGCCGTTATCTCCATTGTCATAACCCTGGTGGGCGCGCTGGCCATGAAGGCCCTGCCCATCGCACAATACCCCGACCTTGTGCCGCCCACGGTCAACGTGAGCGTGTCATACCCCGGCGCTTCTGCGGAAACCATTGCCTCCACGGTTCTGGCTCCCCTTGAAGTGAATATCAACGGTGTGGAAAACATGCTCTACATGACTTCCATTGCCGCTTCGGGTTCCGGCTCGGGCAACATCAACGTGTACTTCAAGCTGGGCAGTGATGCCAACATGGCCCTGGTCAACGTTAACAACAAGGTTAACCTGGCCCAGGCCACCCTGCCGGAAGATGTGCGCAGGCAGGGCGTCACGGTCGTCAAGCGTTCGCCCGCCATGTTGCAGGTGTTCTGTTTCTATTCGCCCGACGGGCGCTATAGCGACGTGTTCATCCACAACTGGGCCCAGGTCAACGTTGTTGACGAACTCAAACGCCTCAACGGCGTGGGCGACTGCTCGCTTTTTGGCAGCATGGACTACTCCATGCGCATCTGGCTGCAGCCGGACAAGCTCGCCAAGTACGGCATTACCACAAAGCAGGTAACCTCGGCCATTCAGGAGCAGAACTCGCAGTACGCCCCTGGACGTCTGGGCGACATGCCCACGGCCGACTCCACCGAGCTTACCTGGCAGATCGACACTCAGGGCCGCCTTGTAACGCCTGAAGAATTTGGCGAAATCATCATCCGCACCGGAGACGACAGCGCCATGCTGCGGCTCAAGGATGTGGCGCGCATAGAACTGGGCGGCAAGGATTACAGTGTTCTTTCCAGCTACAACGGCATGGGCGCACGCATGGGCGCCGTATATCTGCTGCCGGGCGCCAACGCCATCGCCACGGGCGATCTGGTAAAGGCCAAGCTGGAGGACATTGCCTCGCGCATGCCCGATGGTCTGGCTTACACCCTGCTGGTGGACAACAACGACTTCGTTATCGAATCCATCAAGGAAGTGGTGAGCACCCTGGTCGAAGCCATGATCCTGGTGTTCATCGTTGTTTACGTCTTTCTGCAAAACTGGCGCGCCACGCTCATTCCCTGCATTGCCGTGCCGGTGTCCATTATCGGCACGTTCGCGGGTCTGTACGCCTTTGGCTACACCATCAACACGCTTACGCTGTTCGCTCTGGTGCTTGCCATCGGTATCGTGGTGGACGACGCCATCGTTGTGCTTGAAAACGTTGAACGTATCATGAGTTCGGAGCATCTGCCGCCCAGAGAGGCGACAGCAAAGGCCATGAACGAAGTTACGGCCCCGGTTATCGCCATTGTGCTTGTGCTGTGCGCCGTGTTTATTCCTGTTTCGTTCATGGGCGGCCTTGCGGGGCAGATGTACAAGCAGTTTGCCATAACGATCTCGGTGTCGGTGGTGCTTTCGGGCATTGTGGCGCTGACGCTCACTCCGGCGCTCTGCGCCCTGCTGCTCAAGCCGCATGCCCATGACCACACGCCTGCCAAGGGCTTTGTGTGGTTCAACTATGTGTTTGGTCGCATTACCCGCCGCTATGTAAACGCCGTGCGTTTTGTCAAAGCCTCTGCCTGGCGTGCGCTGGCGCTCTGCGTAGTCATGGTTCTGTGCATCGTGGGGCTGTTCCGCGTGGTGCCCGGCGGCCTTGTGCCGGATGAAGACCAGGGCTATTTGCTTGGTCTGGCCATTCTGGACGACGGCGCGGCCCAGCCCCGCACCCGTGCGGTCAACAAGGTGCTTACCGACTTCATGCTCAAGAACCCTGCGGTTTTGAGCGTGGGTACGCTCTCCGGTCTGGACATCACCTCCATGGCCGCCAAGAGCAACTACGGCACCTTCTTTGCCCTGCTTAAACCCTGGGGGGAACGCAAGGATCCCAAGGAGGCAGCCAGCGCCATCGTGAACACCGTGGGCGCTGTAACTGTGATGCAGCCCGAGGCCTTTATCCTGGGCTTTACGCCGCCGCCCATCAGCGGCATGAGTAATACCGGTGGTTTTGAAGGCTATGTGCAGATGCGCGGCAGCGGCAGCCTCAAGGATATGGAGGGCGCAGCCAACCAGTTGGTGCTTGAAGTGACCTCCAAAAATGCCGACGGCACGCCCAAGTACCCGGCAGTGGGCATGGTGCGCAACCTCTTCACTACTGGTTCGCCCCAGCTCTACGCCAACCTTGACCGCGAACGCTGCAAGGATATGGGCATCAGCATCGCCGATGTGTATTCGGCCATGAGCGCCACCTTCGGCAGTTCATACGTCAACGACTTCAACCTCATGGGCCGCACCTTCCAGGTACGCTTGCAGGCTGAGGCGGATACACGCGTGCTGCCTGAAAGCCTCAACGACATATACGTGCCCAATAAAAATGGCGAGATGGTGCCCCTGACTGCGGTAATGACCCTTGAACGCCGCACGGCGCCCCAGGTTGTGGAACGCTACAACGTGTTCCCGGCGGCCCACATCATGGGTGCGCCCACTCCTGGGTATTCTTCGGGCCAGGCTCTCAGCGAAATGGAAAAAGCCGCTTCTGTGGTTTTGTCCTCTGATTATCAGCTGGGCTGGGTAGGTACCGCCCTTCAGGAAAAAATGGCAAGTGCCGACACCACAATCATTTTTGTGCTGGCGCTGGTCATGGTCTTCCTGATTCTTGCCGCGCAGTACGAATCATGGTCCTTGCCGCTTTCAGTGCTCACAGCCGTGCCTTTTGGGGTGTTCGGAGCCTTGTTGGCGACCTGGGGTCGCGGGCTTTCCAACGACATCTACTTCCAGGTGGCACTTGTGACCCTGGTTGGTCTGGCGGCCAAAAACGCCATTCTTATCGTGGAATTCGCTGTTGAGGCCTGGCGCGCCGGGCGCAGCCTTGATGCGGCGGCCATCCACGCATCCAAGCTGCGTTTCCGGCCTATCGTGATGACCTCACTTGCCTTTATCCTCGGCTGCGTGCCGTTGGCCATCAGTACGGGCGCGGGCGCAAACAGCCGCCACGCCATCGGTACTGCGGTCATCGGCGGCATGCTGGCGGCAACGTGCATAGCTACACTGTTTGTGCCGTTCTTCTTCAAGGCCATCATGCAACTCTCACTGAAACTGCAGGGCAAAACTGATCCCAATGCGGGCAGGGACCACCTTGCGGAAGACCAGGAGGACGACATATGA